In the genome of Pieris napi chromosome 16, ilPieNapi1.2, whole genome shotgun sequence, one region contains:
- the LOC125057437 gene encoding ITG-like peptide yields MRTSPPCMDPQLFPGHQGDQTMFRINMALSALLMLACLGSSHAWGGLFNRFSSDMLANLGYGRSPYRHYGQVEPEEIYAEALEGNRIEDAEDTHCYSSPCITNGDCCRGLMCLETEDGGRCLPAFAGRKLGEICNRENQCDAGLVCEEVVPGEMHVCRLPSAGRKQYNEDCSTSSECDIGRGLCCVMQRRHRQKPRKSCGYFKEALVCIGPVATDQIREVVQHTAGEKRIGVYRMH; encoded by the exons ATGCGCACTTCACCACCCTGTATGGATCCACAGTTGTTCCCAGGCCACCAAGGAGACCAGACCATGTTTCG caTCAACATGGCATTATCTGCGCTGCTGATGCTGGCCTGTCTCGGCTCCAGTCACGCCTGGGGTGGCCTCTTCAACCGCTTCAGCTCTGACATGCTCGCCAACCTGGGGTATGGGAGATCCCCCTACCGTCACTATGGGCAG GTTGAACCAGAAGAGATATACGCGGAGGCTCTAGAAGGGAATCGTATAGAAGACGCTGAAGACACCCACTGCTACAGCTCTCCATGCATCACCAATGGAGACTGCTGCAGAGGCCTCATGTGCCTAGAGACAG AGGACGGCGGCCGCTGCTTGCCGGCATTCGCAGGGCGCAAACTGGGTGAAATTTGCAACAGGGAGAATCAATGTGACGCTGGACTGGTGTGTGAAGAAGTTGTGCCAG GAGAAATGCATGTATGTCGTCTCCCATCCGCCGGCCGTAAGCAATACAATGAAGACTGCTCCACCTCTAGCGAATGTGACATCGGCCGAGGTCTTTGCTGCGTCATGCAACGTCGTCACCGACAGAAACCACGCAAG agCTGTGGATACTTCAAGGAGGCTTTAGTCTGCATAGGACCCGTAGCGACTGACCAAATTCGCGAGGTCGTCCAACATACCGCTGGCGAAAAACGTATCGGGGTGTACCGGATGCattaa